One stretch of Pseudobacteriovorax antillogorgiicola DNA includes these proteins:
- a CDS encoding amino acid permease, with translation MDKKASADGVVYQHVDKQYFESRTLKRYAGVWSLWALGVGAVISGDFFGWNFGLAAGGFGGLLIATIIITIMYVGLGYSIAEMTATLPHTGGAYSFGRTAMGPWGGFITGLAENMEYVLTPAVIVIGIGGYFGSIANSLLGINLQEPVWWTLAYLIFVGLNIRGVEMTFRFSVIITMIALSILLVFWIGAIPLFSFDQALNIPATEGHSSFLPFGISGIMNALPFAIWFYLAIEQLPLAAEESHQPSRDIPKGMLWGLLTLVIAAFLTLFLNAGISPGAAAVGASDEPLFLAFTTIFGPGIAPWLALIAVAGLVASFHTIIYAYGRNIYSLSRAGYFPRWLSVTGPSQTPKVALIAGATVGFVIALIIKYAPTDGGIPVGPALLNMAVFGALIAYVMQLVSFIILRKKFSHLERPFKSPLGIVGAGIALLICVLALVFLLMNEEYRVGIWGCAAWIIVGTIWFALRGKTQLVFSPEEEFAFKARESAALQN, from the coding sequence ATGGATAAGAAAGCAAGTGCTGATGGCGTCGTCTATCAGCACGTGGATAAACAGTACTTTGAAAGCAGAACTTTAAAACGCTATGCTGGCGTCTGGTCCCTTTGGGCTTTGGGTGTGGGTGCCGTTATATCTGGAGATTTCTTTGGATGGAACTTTGGCCTTGCAGCGGGAGGTTTTGGAGGTCTTCTGATTGCTACCATCATCATCACTATCATGTACGTAGGCTTAGGTTATTCTATTGCAGAAATGACAGCAACTCTCCCTCACACTGGTGGCGCCTACTCGTTTGGAAGGACCGCCATGGGTCCTTGGGGAGGTTTTATCACGGGTCTTGCTGAAAATATGGAATATGTCTTAACACCAGCAGTCATCGTGATCGGTATCGGTGGTTACTTCGGCTCGATAGCAAACAGCCTCTTAGGTATAAACCTCCAAGAACCTGTATGGTGGACCCTAGCCTATCTGATCTTTGTGGGGCTGAATATTAGAGGGGTGGAGATGACATTTCGTTTCTCAGTAATAATCACCATGATTGCTCTTTCCATCCTATTGGTTTTCTGGATCGGTGCTATCCCCCTATTTTCTTTCGATCAAGCTCTGAATATTCCCGCAACTGAGGGACATAGTTCATTCCTACCTTTTGGCATTAGCGGAATTATGAACGCCTTACCTTTCGCCATTTGGTTCTATCTTGCCATTGAACAGTTGCCATTAGCTGCTGAAGAAAGTCATCAACCAAGTCGCGATATTCCAAAGGGTATGCTTTGGGGCTTACTGACTCTTGTCATTGCAGCATTTCTTACCCTCTTCTTGAATGCTGGTATCAGCCCTGGTGCTGCCGCTGTTGGTGCTTCAGATGAGCCCCTCTTTCTAGCATTTACGACGATCTTTGGCCCTGGAATCGCCCCATGGTTGGCCCTCATCGCTGTGGCTGGCTTGGTTGCAAGCTTCCACACGATTATCTATGCATACGGTAGAAACATTTACTCCCTATCAAGGGCAGGTTACTTTCCACGCTGGCTATCGGTCACCGGACCTTCACAAACTCCAAAAGTCGCCCTAATTGCTGGCGCTACTGTAGGCTTTGTTATTGCTTTGATCATCAAGTACGCACCTACGGACGGGGGAATTCCTGTGGGCCCAGCTCTACTCAACATGGCAGTTTTTGGGGCTTTGATAGCCTATGTCATGCAACTTGTGTCATTTATCATTCTGAGAAAGAAGTTTTCTCACTTGGAAAGACCTTTTAAGAGCCCACTTGGAATTGTCGGTGCTGGTATTGCCCTGCTTATCTGTGTCTTAGCCTTGGTCTTTCTTCTAATGAATGAAGAGTACAGAGTTGGCATTTGGGGCTGTGCAGCATGGATCATTGTCGGAACAATTTGGTTCGCACTACGAGGTAAAACTCAACTAGTCTTCTCTCCAGAAGAGGAATTTGCCTTCAAGGCTAGAGAATCGGCGGCACTACAAAATTGA
- a CDS encoding peroxidase family protein, whose translation MKTLSAIALSISASALGDIRLPGDNNFLPPFNFPSVPGEFRSIDGYGNNRNNPFFGSAGNEGQETLLLKSFFSLRASQDNDDFSDLRSPRDISNIVARQATAQGREQVSDLFWLWGQFLDHDITLVPQDPTQSMPIEVPRGDSFFDPKNRGGVTISFNRSAIVRDQGGKRQFNRLTAFIDGSQVYGSDSERAELLRDQNDSARLAVSANDLLPIIDGIENDDGGSGRPGFYAAGDVRANEHIGLSAMHNIFVREHNNVVEVIRGFHPQLADDDVYEFARLIVGGIVQKITYDEFLPLLLGRPLFPYQGYNSNINPNIEDVFASAAFRFGHSMLSSDLKVANIVNGQLRTQDLKLRNAFFNPTLYRELGPEKILLGFSMNRSQKIDTAIVEDVRSFLFGPPPSAGSDLAALNIQRGRDHLLPTYNEMRQELGYNKKSRFLKRHSRDQQGITSNSEIAANLEEAYGHPDRVELWVGGLSEDKLGGSRLGETFTSILTDQFIRLRDGDRFWYENVFKDGFWREYIERSTLADVLQRNSDLGNYFDNTVFFADR comes from the coding sequence ATCGATGGCTATGGAAACAATCGCAATAATCCCTTTTTTGGCAGTGCAGGCAATGAAGGACAGGAAACGCTACTACTGAAATCATTTTTCTCTCTCAGGGCTAGCCAGGATAATGATGATTTTTCTGATTTGAGAAGCCCTCGTGACATCAGTAATATCGTAGCTCGTCAAGCTACAGCTCAAGGTCGTGAGCAAGTGAGCGATCTATTTTGGCTATGGGGTCAATTTCTTGATCATGATATCACTCTAGTACCTCAAGACCCGACTCAGTCTATGCCTATTGAAGTCCCTAGAGGTGACTCGTTTTTTGATCCTAAAAATCGCGGTGGCGTAACGATATCATTTAACCGGTCAGCTATTGTTCGGGATCAAGGTGGGAAAAGGCAGTTTAATCGCCTTACCGCGTTTATCGATGGTTCACAGGTCTATGGCTCCGATTCAGAGCGTGCCGAGCTACTTCGGGATCAAAATGATTCTGCTAGATTGGCCGTATCAGCCAACGACCTACTACCAATCATTGATGGCATTGAAAATGATGATGGGGGTTCCGGCCGACCTGGTTTCTATGCAGCTGGAGATGTACGGGCTAATGAACACATAGGCCTGAGTGCAATGCATAATATTTTTGTTCGTGAGCATAACAATGTGGTGGAGGTGATTCGAGGGTTTCACCCTCAATTGGCAGATGATGACGTTTACGAATTTGCTAGGTTGATCGTTGGTGGAATTGTCCAGAAGATCACCTATGATGAATTTTTACCTCTACTATTGGGTCGACCTTTATTCCCTTATCAAGGCTACAACTCAAATATAAATCCAAATATCGAGGATGTATTCGCTTCAGCGGCGTTTCGCTTTGGTCACTCAATGCTTTCCAGTGATCTCAAAGTTGCAAACATTGTTAATGGTCAGCTTAGAACTCAGGATTTGAAGCTCAGAAATGCATTCTTTAACCCGACTCTCTACAGGGAGCTAGGTCCCGAAAAAATTCTTCTAGGTTTTTCGATGAACCGAAGTCAGAAGATCGATACAGCTATCGTTGAAGATGTCAGAAGCTTCTTGTTTGGGCCCCCTCCATCTGCTGGATCAGATCTTGCCGCTTTGAATATCCAAAGAGGTCGTGATCACCTCCTCCCGACCTATAACGAAATGAGACAGGAGCTAGGTTACAATAAAAAATCTAGATTCTTGAAACGTCATTCTAGAGATCAGCAGGGTATCACTTCAAATTCCGAGATCGCCGCAAACTTAGAAGAAGCTTATGGTCACCCCGATCGCGTGGAGCTTTGGGTGGGGGGCCTCAGTGAAGACAAGTTAGGAGGTAGCCGACTGGGAGAAACTTTCACAAGCATTCTTACAGATCAGTTCATTCGATTGCGAGATGGCGATCGTTTCTGGTACGAAAACGTCTTCAAGGATGGTTTCTGGCGTGAGTATATCGAAAGAAGCACCCTCGCGGATGTTTTGCAACGCAACTCAGACTTAGGAAACTACTTCGATAATACTGTGTTTTTTGCGGACCGCTAA